The following proteins are co-located in the Malus sylvestris chromosome 13, drMalSylv7.2, whole genome shotgun sequence genome:
- the LOC126596071 gene encoding transcription factor WER-like isoform X1 has product MEGEYEYKKGLWTKEEDEILLDYIRVHGRGRWNRIPKVTGLRRSGKSCRLRWLNHLSPNVKRGDFSEEEEDLIIRLHNLLGNRWSLIAGRVPGRTDNQVKNYWKTHLYKKLNAIKKQQTSGKVAVVSTSKTTTHSSSAAQELAGDKLVQQHKLLEVPDSDSNSVTKSNDQNPHMDIVAAEDSNAEEEEIEWMAKHCTELLSCSSYGNMISWDMVEFLQG; this is encoded by the exons ATGGAAGGAGAATATGAGTACAAGAAGGGGTTATGGACAAAGGAGGAGGATGAGATTCTCCTGGACTACATAAGGGTACATGGAAGAGGCCGCTGGAACCGCATTCCCAAGGTCACCG GCTTAAGGAGGAGCGGGAAGAGCTGCAGGTTGAGGTGGCTCAACCATCTCAGCCCAAATGTGAAGCGCGGGGATTTttctgaggaagaagaagacctCATTATCAGACTTCACAATCTCCTTGGAAACAG GTGGTCTCTGATTGCGGGGCGTGTACCAGGAAGAACCGACAACCAAGTAAAGAACTACTGGAAAACTCATTTGTACAAAAAGCTTAACGCCATAAAAAAGCAGCAGACATCTGGAAAAGTTGCTGTTGTTTCGACGTCGAAAACAACTACTCACAGCTCTTCTGCTGCTCAAGAACTGGCAGGAGACAAACTAGTACAGCAACACAAACTACTCGAGGTGCCGGACTCGGACTCAAATTCCGTCACGAAGAGTAATGATCAAAACCCACATATGGATATTGTTGCAGCTGAGGATTCTaatgcagaagaagaagagatagAATGGATGGCCAAGCATTGTACTGAGTTGCTTTCTTGTTCTAGTTATGGCAATATGATTAGCTGGGACATGGTGGAATTTCTACAAGGATAA